From the genome of Metarhizium brunneum chromosome 4, complete sequence, one region includes:
- the suv3 gene encoding ATP-dependent RNA helicase suv3 has protein sequence MTDRNRNEQVSQGHDPKSRLRLGVGKKYTGRHGVFRSTVLHRLQVVLNNRSASQPAGQGIAEDELNRQAALFMNAIDHAFLLAEQNVTRRDKNPLFWNLRDAFITRDIKGLTKELQYSFQSFVVRQTFSKELEDNQRRLLDFRFPHEWFPATRTMQRTIHVHVGPTNSGKTYNALKALENSKMGVYAGPLRLLATEVYQRLTAKGRPCALITGEEIRIPEDTDQYFSSCTVEMVPLNTKFDVAVIDEIQMIADPERGNAWTTAVLGVQAKEVHLCGEDRTVPLLQALCASIGDKCVVHRYERLSPLKTMDSAIKGDYSNLQKGDAIVAFSRLSLHVLKRNVETATGRRCAIIYGSLPPEVRVQQAALFNDPNNDYDFIVASDAIGMGLNLEIRRVVLESITKFDGNQNRLLTYPEIKQIGGRAGRYRTAQSAVGVNAEEAEKEKVGLVTTMDQADLRNVERAFQKKVNDIEYASIQPPAGIVERFASYFPPDTPLSFILMRIKAAATVGPRYRLNISSDVLEIADIIQDLPLTIYDRLTFCYLPVALRAEGAVDVLRALARVVGHNSAGDLLSIKEIPLEFLEVKMEDYPGGSQEYLSKLEALHVAINQYLWLSYRYAGMFASQALAFHVRHLVEEKLITTLDRLDFTEEQLEHKRKNKRRQARSRDISRKAIGEDEGHELEHEHEQDDAQLPASSGKGEKLSGGGQHEKPIEVGSM, from the coding sequence ATGACTGACCGCAACCGTAATGAACAGGTGAGCCAAGGGCATGATCCGAAAAGCAGGTTAAGGCTCGGTGTTGGTAAGAAGTACACTGGTCGCCACGGCGTATTTCGATCCACAGTCCTCCATCGGCTGCAGGTCGTGCTCAACAATCGTTCAGCGTCACagccagcaggccaaggtATAGCAGAAGATGAGTTGAACAGACAAGCGGCTCTATTCATGAATGCGATAGACCATGCCTTTCTACTTGCAGAACAAAACGTCACCCGGCGTGACAAGAACCCCTTGTTTTGGAACCTGCGAGATGCGTTCATCACCCGAGACATCAAGGGCTTAACAAAGGAACTCCAGTATTCTTTCCAGTCCTTCGTGGTTCGACAAACCTTCTCCAAGGAGCTGGAAGACAACCAAAGGCGCCTCCTAGATTTCCGGTTTCCTCACGAGTGGTTTCCGGCGACGCGCACCATGCAGCGCACCATCCACGTGCACGTTGGTCCAACGAATTCCGGAAAGACTTACAATGCTCTCAAAGCGCTTGAAAACTCCAAGATGGGCGTTTATGCAGGACCCCTGCGATTATTGGCTACGGAAGTGTATCAAAGACTCACGGCCAAAGGTCGCCCGTGCGCCTTGATCACTGGCGAGGAAATTCGCATACCCGAGGACACGGACCAATATTTCTCAAGCTGCACCGTAGAAATGGTCCCGTTGAATACAAAGTTCGATGTTGCTGTCATTGATGAGATCCAGATGATTGCCGACCCCGAGCGTGGGAATGCTTGGACAACCGCAGTGCTAGGTGTACAAGCCAAGGAGGTGCATTTGTGCGGCGAGGATCGGACTGTGCCCCTTTTGCAGGCGCTTTGTGCCAGCATCGGCGACAAGTGTGTTGTTCATCGCTATGAACGGCTCAGTCCACTCAAGACGATGGATTCTGCCATCAAGGGTGACTACAGCAACCTGCAAAAAGGCGATGCAATAGTTGCCTTCAGTCGGCTATCACTCCATGTCTTGAAACGAAACGTTGAGACCGCGACTGGTCGAAGATGTGCGATTATCTACGGGTCATTGCCACCTGAAGTTCGGGTGCAACAAGCAGCCTTGTTCAACGACCCGAACAATGACTACGACTTTATTGTTGCCAGTGATGCGATTGGTATGGGCTTGAACCTCGAAATTCGCCGAGTGGTGCTCGAATCAATCACCAAGTTTGATGGCAACCAGAACAGACTGCTCACGTATCCTGAAATCAAGCAAATTGGCGGTCGTGCAGGACGATATAGAACTGCGCAAAGCGCCGTGGGCGTGAATGCTGAGGAAGCCGAGAAGGAAAAGGTCGGCCTGGTAACAACAATGGACCAAGCCGATCTTCGCAATGTTGAGAGAGCTTTTCAGAAAAAGGTCAACGACATTGAATATGCCAGCATACAGCCGCCAGCCGGCATCGTGGAGCGATTTGCATCTTACTTCCCACCAGACACACCCTTGTCATTCATCTTGATGCGAATCAAGGCTGCAGCGACTGTCGGGCCAAGATATCGCTTGAATATCAGCAGTGATGTCCTGGAAATCGCCGACATTATCCAAGACCTCCCGCTCACGATTTACGACCGCCTGACATTCTGCTACTTGCCCGTGGCATTGCGAGCGGAAGGCGCTGTTGATGTCTTGCGCGCTCTTGCGCGAGTTGTTGGCCACAATTCGGCCGGTGACCTGCTTTCTATTAAAGAAATACCACTCGAGTTCTTGGAGGTCAAGATGGAAGACTATCCAGGCGGGTCCCAGGAATACCTATCCAAACTGGAGGCGCTGCATGTCGCAATCAATCAATACCTATGGCTATCCTACCGATACGCCGGCATGTTTGCAAGCCAAGCACTGGCCTTCCACGTGCGACATCTGGTCGAAGAGAAACTCATTACCACACTAGATCGTCTTGATTTCACAGAAGAACAGCTCGAGCACAAGCGGAAGAACAAGCGGCGACAGGCTCGCTCTCGCGATATCAGCCGAAAAGCGATTGGTGAAGACGAAGGTCATGAACTGGAGCATGAGCACGAGCAGGATGACGCTCAACTTCCCGCATCGTCCGGGAAGGGCGAGAAGCTCAGCGGAGGGGGGCAGCATGAAAAGCCAATCGAGGTTGGATCAATGTAA
- the mad1 gene encoding Spindle assembly checkpoint component mad1, giving the protein MAPPDADEYEKYRKEIEALKAEIGTLHYRMQTADQEKEIALSQQSNKLEQARRREQEELQQRQMAEADKDKAAGLVESVKAEMDELRERSQSDYKALERKAREAQDEARLLQEQLDDLSTAKDDGARIADRKMNDMQMQITALQTSIEELEQESQSREENVQQAHSVVAEKDSQIARLEADVLRLKAQSGDAETMEIIKRELSEQVQHIRALEATNRDQLSELKHLRAVSKAVEVVEEEKRSLQRKLESAESLEAELAEARLHRQRLEDERLAWASYLKHSSEAGDEFESPEAMARALMEERLTAASYVEQVGAMRAEVSARENSIQLLQVEVGQLKDQLENAKASAGMLSTDKARQRIDRQRILAVKEAEYLRAQIKALDDEDQTMQPEKYDETRVARIQELENLVEQYKAEVQNLHAELSSLEPATGAATPQPLSGTKRSRPEDDDAQEQLGQLTRKNRKLQEDITGLQTKVTMLEKDLSTSKEQLSAAKERNSTRVLSLRSNPTSDHEAIKRSTLEALKKENSDLLLQLRSKHSNPAVAVIPTSVLGAMEREIAAAKAETASAQKSARRLKEVWASKSQEFKEAIFSTLGWTVTFIPNGKMRVESTFFPSQTDEHENSIVFDGERGTMKVGGGPKSPFARRIGDQIGFWVREKGCIPGFLAALTLEFYEEHTRASRG; this is encoded by the coding sequence ATGGCTCCTCCAGATGCTGACGAGTATGAAAAATATCGCAAAGAAATAGAAGCCCTCAAGGCAGAAATTGGGACTTTGCATTACCGTATGCAAACCGCAGACCAAGAAAAGGAAATTGCACTGTCTCAGCAGTCTAATAAGTTGGAACAAGCTCGACGACGCGAGcaggaggagctgcagcAAAGGCAGATGGCTGAAGCAGACAAAGACAAAGCTGCTGGATTAGTGGAGTCTGTCaaggccgagatggacgaaCTGCGAGAGCGATCGCAATCAGATTACAAAGCTCTGGAGCGGAAGGCCCGTGAAGCACAGGACGAAGCTCGGCTGCTACAGGAACAGCTGGATGACTTGTCAACAGCCAAGGACGATGGAGCGAGAATCGCTGATAGGAAGATGAATGAcatgcagatgcagataaCCGCCCTCCAAACTTCTATTGAAGAGTTGGAACAGGAGAGTCAATCCAGAGAGGAGAATGTTCAGCAAGCCCACTCTGTTGTCGCGGAGAAGGACTCCCAGATTGCAAGGTTGGAGGCAGATGTTCTTCGACTGAAAGCGCAAAGTGGAGATGCAGAGACTATGGAAATTATCAAGAGGGAGCTATCCGAACAAGTCCAGCATATAAGGGCTCTGGAGGCTACCAACCGTGACCAATTGAGCGAGCTGAAGCACCTCAGGGCCGTAAGCAAGGCTGTAGAGGTTGTggaagaggagaagaggTCACTGCAGCGGAAGCTGGAGTCTGCAGAGTCCCTTGAGGCGGAGCTGGCAGAAGCTAGGCTACATCGACAACGGTTGGAAGACGAGCGCCTTGCCTGGGCATCGTACCTAAAGCATTCTTCAGAGGCAGGCGATGAATTTGAGTCCCCCGAAGCAATGGCCAGAGCCTTGATGGAAGAACGCCTGACAGCAGCTTCTTATGTAGAACAAGTGGGAGCTATGCGAGCAGAAGTGAGTGCTCGTGAAAACTCAATTCAATTACTGCAGGTGGAAGTCGGGCAGCTGAAAGATCAGTTGGAGAATGCGAAGGCATCAGCTGGCATGCTATCCACAGATAAGGCACGCCAGCGCATCGATCGACAACGCATTCTAGCTGTTAAAGAGGCCGAGTATTTGCGAGCGCAAATTAAAGCTTTAGATGATGAGGACCAAACTATGCAGCCCGAGAAATACGACGAGACACGAGTAGCGCGAATTCAAGAACTAGAAAACCTTGTTGAGCAGTACAAGGCCGAGGTTCAAAACCTTCACGCTGAACTGTCGTCTTTGGAGCCAGCTACGGGCGCCGCAACACCACAACCCTTATCAGGAACTAAACGCTCTCGACCGGAAGATGATGACGCACAGgagcagctcggccagctgACGCGGAAAAATAGGAAGCTCCAAGAAGACATCACTGGGCTACAAACAAAGGTCACCATGTTGGAAAAAGATCTCTCCACAAGCAAGGAACAACTGTCCGCTGCGAAGGAGCGCAATTCAACAAGAGTCTTGTCGCTGAGATCAAACCCAACCTCGGACCATGAAGCTATCAAACGCAGTACCCTGGAGGCGCTCAAAAAAGAGAACTCGGACCTCTTGTTGCAACTTCGATCCAAGCACTCCAACCCGGCAGTAGCTGTCATCCCAACATCGGTCCTTGGTGCGATGGAGAGAGAGATTGCCGCAGCCAAGGCTGAAACGGCTTCAGCCCAAAAATCAGCCAGACGACTCAAGGAAGTTTGGGCTTCCAAATCCCAAGAATTCAAAGAAGCCATCTTTTCTACGTTGGGATGGACCGTCACATTCATTCCTAATGGTAAGATGAGAGTCGAAAGCACCTTCTTTCCGTCACAGACTGACGAGCACGAGAACTCCATCGTCTTTGACGGCGAGCGAGGCACGATGAAGGTCGGCGGCGGTCCTAAGAGTCCATTTGCCAGAAGAATAGGCGATCAAATAGGATTTTGGGTCAGGGAGAAAGGCTGCATCCCAGGGTTTCTGGCGGCGCTAACATTGGAATTTTACGAAGAACATACAAGAGCATCACGGGGTTGA